One genomic region from Sander lucioperca isolate FBNREF2018 chromosome 3, SLUC_FBN_1.2, whole genome shotgun sequence encodes:
- the bbox1 gene encoding gamma-butyrobetaine dioxygenase: MWMSTIARLALPALQRSTSSMACQALRACRRPGRAADPLPSRLTSMQLRGQQTLGSASLPLACHSVRHVRALDEERMMEVEWEDGGQSLYPFTWLRDNCQCPLCTLESAQARKLLMSDLDIHTGVDVVEVTNDYKVSIVWPDQHTSVFDAEWLKKRCFSAAARQAVQEELFLNERYYWDSKLRIPTADYQEVLRDDKAALAWLLALRRVGIVYLKGAPGEQGQVARLAERIGYLRLTFYGHTWQVQDKYNANNVAYTSGRLSLHSDYPALHFAPGVQFLHCITQAEEGGESEVVDGFHMAEQLQREDPEAFRTLSSLLVDYTDTGTDYCDFMLQSKKRIIDVTADGRVERINFNNATRDSVLDLPVHQVQPFYRALKAYVDIMNRPENVVTYRMMPGDIVTFDNWRLLHGRKNYISRPDRLRHLEGAYLDWDEVMSRLRILRTSVHGNI; the protein is encoded by the exons ATGTGGATGAGTACAATTGCACGTCTCGCCCTGCCTGCCCTGCAGAGAAGTACCTCTTCTATGGCCTGCCAGGCATTGAGGGCTTGTCGTAGACCGGGGCGGGCTGCAGATCCACTACCCTCTCGTCTGACTTCAATGCAGCTTCGTGGGCAGCAGACACTAGGGtctgcctccctccctctggCTTGCCACTCAGTGAGGCATGTCCGGGCTCTGGATGAAGAGAGGATGATGGAGGTGGAGTGGGAGGATGGAGGCCAAAGTCTGTACCCATTCACCTGGCTGAGAGACAACTGCCAGTGTCCACTGTGTACCCTGGAGTCTGCTCAGGCCCGGAAACTGTTGATGTCTGATCTTGATATCCACACAGGAGTCGACGTTGTGGAGGTCACCAATGATTACAAG GTGTCCATTGTGTGGCCCGACCAGCACACCAGTGTGTTTGACGCAGAGTGGCTGAAGAAACGTTGCTTCTCTGCTGCTGCCAGACAAGCAGTGCAAGAAGAGCTTTTCCTTAACG AGCGTTATTATTGGGACTCCAAACTGCGTATTCCCACGGCCGACTACCAGGAAGTCCTTCGTGACGATAAGGCGGCGCTGGCCTGGCTCTTGGCCCTGCGACGTGTTGGCATCGTCTACCTGAAGGGGGCTCCGGGAGAGCAAGGCCAAGTGGCCAGACTAGCTGAGCGGATTGGTTATCTCAGGCTAACATTCTATGG GCACACGTGGCAGGTCCAGGACAAATACAATGCAAACAATGTAGCCTACACTTCAGGAAGGCTCAGTCTCCATTCCGACTACCCCGCATTGCACTTCGCACCTGGA gTGCAGTTTCTGCACTGCATCACCCAGGCCGAGGAAGGAGGGGAGAGCGAGGTGGTGGACGGCTTCCACATGGCCGAGCAGCTGCAGCGAGAAGACCCAGAGGCCTTCAGGACGCTCAGCTCGCTCCTCGTGGACTACACCGACACGGGGACGGACTACTGCGACTTCATGCTGCAGTCCAAGAAACGCATCATCGA CGTCACTGCCGACGGCCGAGTCGAGAGGATAAACTTCAACAACGCCACCAGAGATTCGGTGCTGGACCTCCCCGTGCATCAGGTGCAGCCCTTCTACAGAGCGCTGAAGGCCTACGTGGATATCATGAACCGACCGGAGAACGTAGTCACCTACAGAATGATGCCAG GCGACATAGTGACCTTTGATAACTGGCGTCTGCTGCACGGGCGAAAGAACTACATCAGCCGGCCCGACAGGTTGCGACACCTTGAGGGCGCCTACCTGGACTGGGATGAGGTCATGTCTCGCCTGCGGATACTCCGCACCTCAGTCCACGGGAACATTTGA